Proteins encoded within one genomic window of Pseudalkalibacillus sp. SCS-8:
- a CDS encoding SDR family oxidoreductase: MKPLEGKIAVVTGATRGAGRGIAMMLGEAGATVYVTGRSTRKARSEMDRPETIEETAELVTEQGGTGIPVRVDHTVEDDVRALFEQVEREQKGQLDILVNDIWGGDPLTDWEVPFWEHSLENGLKIQKQAVQSHMITSFYGAPLMVKNKKGLIVEVTDGVDYRYRGNLYYSLAKISAIHLAEAMAKDLQKHGVTCVAVSPGFLRSEAMLDHFGVTEENWREGADQDPHFIASETPFYIGRAIAALAGDPSVHEKTGKALSSWELSREYPFTDIDGRKPDWGKYIEKMNLI, from the coding sequence ATGAAGCCATTAGAAGGTAAGATTGCGGTGGTCACAGGTGCGACTCGTGGTGCAGGAAGAGGAATCGCCATGATGTTGGGTGAGGCTGGGGCAACGGTTTATGTGACAGGACGGAGCACACGAAAAGCCCGATCCGAAATGGATCGCCCTGAAACAATTGAAGAAACCGCTGAACTCGTCACCGAACAAGGCGGTACGGGCATACCTGTCCGAGTGGATCACACAGTCGAAGACGACGTACGTGCTCTGTTCGAGCAAGTTGAGCGTGAGCAAAAGGGTCAGCTTGATATCCTCGTGAATGACATCTGGGGCGGTGATCCTCTAACCGATTGGGAAGTACCCTTCTGGGAACACAGCCTGGAGAACGGGCTCAAAATCCAAAAGCAAGCTGTCCAATCACATATGATCACAAGCTTCTATGGTGCCCCTCTTATGGTCAAGAACAAAAAGGGATTGATCGTTGAAGTGACAGATGGGGTGGATTACCGTTACAGAGGAAACCTTTATTACAGCCTCGCAAAAATTTCTGCCATCCACCTAGCCGAAGCAATGGCAAAAGATCTACAAAAACATGGTGTCACCTGTGTAGCCGTCAGTCCAGGCTTCCTCCGCTCAGAAGCCATGCTCGATCATTTCGGTGTAACGGAAGAAAACTGGCGTGAAGGCGCTGACCAGGACCCGCACTTCATCGCTTCAGAAACGCCCTTTTATATCGGGCGGGCGATTGCAGCTCTTGCAGGTGATCCGAGTGTTCATGAGAAAACGGGAAAAGCGCTTAGTTCTTGGGAACTTTCGAGAGAATATCCTTTCACTGACATTGATGGCCGAAAGCCCGACTGGGGTAAATATATCGAGAAAATGAACCTGATCTAA
- a CDS encoding iron ABC transporter permease gives MKELLNTNAKKTAGIVLGFLLVIVFIGASIVYGYTKVDWGMVLDAFQRFDGSNEHIIILESRVPRAFIGAAVGASLAVAGALMQGITRNPLASPSIFGINAGAGFFIVLAVTFFSVSSIHQFAWIAFFGAMLTSLLVYFLGTLGRDGLTPVKLTLAGAAMAAMFASLTQGMLALNEKALDEVLFWLTGSVEGRKLEILTAMLPYLLIGWIGSLLLARQMNILSMGEEVAVGLGQKTALVKIGAAVVIVLLAGSSVAIAGPVGFIGIVIPHIARGLVGIDYRWVIPYSALLGAILLLIADIGARYIIMPKEVPVGVMTALIGTPFFIYIARRGLNKL, from the coding sequence ATGAAAGAGCTATTGAATACTAACGCAAAAAAAACAGCGGGAATTGTCCTCGGTTTCCTTCTCGTCATCGTTTTCATCGGAGCCAGTATTGTATATGGCTATACGAAGGTAGACTGGGGGATGGTCTTGGACGCCTTCCAACGCTTTGATGGATCGAATGAACATATCATCATATTAGAAAGCCGCGTGCCGCGAGCGTTCATCGGGGCTGCAGTCGGTGCAAGCCTTGCAGTTGCAGGTGCATTGATGCAGGGGATCACACGTAACCCGCTCGCATCTCCGAGTATTTTCGGAATCAATGCAGGGGCAGGCTTCTTCATTGTCTTAGCGGTTACGTTCTTTTCGGTATCTTCCATTCACCAATTTGCATGGATTGCGTTTTTCGGTGCGATGCTGACGTCACTTCTTGTTTATTTCTTAGGTACGCTTGGCAGGGACGGTCTGACCCCCGTCAAACTGACGCTGGCTGGAGCGGCAATGGCGGCTATGTTCGCTTCCTTGACGCAAGGTATGCTGGCTCTCAATGAAAAAGCATTGGATGAAGTCCTGTTCTGGCTGACCGGTTCTGTAGAGGGAAGAAAGCTTGAAATCCTGACTGCAATGCTGCCGTATCTCCTCATTGGGTGGATCGGTTCATTGCTTCTTGCTCGTCAAATGAACATTTTATCGATGGGAGAAGAGGTTGCAGTAGGTCTTGGTCAAAAGACAGCACTTGTAAAAATAGGGGCTGCAGTGGTCATCGTCCTGCTCGCTGGATCGTCTGTTGCCATCGCGGGTCCTGTCGGCTTCATCGGAATCGTCATCCCACATATCGCAAGGGGTCTCGTCGGTATCGATTATCGATGGGTCATCCCTTACAGTGCGCTGTTAGGGGCAATTTTACTGCTCATTGCAGACATTGGTGCCCGTTACATCATCATGCCAAAGGAGGTTCCGGTCGGCGTCATGACTGCCTTGATCGGAACACCATTCTTTATCTATATTGCGAGAAGGGGGTTGAATAAACTGTGA
- a CDS encoding SurA N-terminal domain-containing protein → MRKIMYGLIAALFAIALTACGGEEESKDKGKDTENKQNAGEKTEQPQQQDPEKMKKKLEEQHVEKDKVVVTVNDTEIKGTDYNRLLERSQMQYQQMGQDPTKEETAKKLKDQVINSMVEYEIILQEAEKKGYEASAEKVDKQFKDFKGNFKDDKKYQEALKQYDLTEEELKKEIAKGILYTTYVEKEISVEEASEKEIKEFYDNLKQAQGDKAPKYEEVKGHIKTQLEDQKKQEKLKKVVKELKKDADIKVHI, encoded by the coding sequence TTGAGAAAAATCATGTATGGGCTGATCGCTGCCCTATTCGCTATTGCATTGACTGCATGTGGCGGTGAAGAAGAAAGCAAAGATAAAGGTAAAGATACAGAAAACAAGCAAAATGCTGGTGAAAAAACGGAACAACCCCAGCAGCAAGATCCTGAAAAAATGAAAAAGAAGCTTGAAGAACAGCATGTTGAGAAGGATAAAGTTGTCGTTACCGTTAATGACACTGAAATTAAAGGTACTGATTACAATCGACTTCTAGAGCGTTCTCAAATGCAATATCAGCAAATGGGACAGGATCCTACCAAAGAGGAAACAGCGAAAAAGCTGAAGGATCAGGTCATAAACAGTATGGTAGAATATGAAATCATCCTTCAGGAAGCAGAAAAGAAAGGCTATGAAGCATCTGCTGAAAAAGTGGACAAACAGTTCAAAGATTTCAAAGGTAACTTCAAAGACGACAAGAAGTATCAAGAAGCACTTAAGCAATATGATCTGACTGAAGAAGAATTGAAGAAAGAGATTGCAAAAGGCATCCTCTATACGACATATGTCGAAAAAGAAATCAGTGTCGAAGAAGCTTCAGAGAAAGAAATCAAGGAGTTCTACGACAATCTGAAACAAGCTCAAGGTGATAAAGCACCGAAATACGAAGAGGTCAAAGGACACATCAAAACTCAACTAGAAGACCAGAAAAAACAAGAAAAACTGAAAAAAGTCGTGAAAGAATTGAAAAAGGATGCAGACATCAAAGTGCACATTTAA
- a CDS encoding iron-siderophore ABC transporter substrate-binding protein — protein sequence MHKWKGFRFAALMLALVIALAACGGSTDEGSDKEKEKDNGESTAYTVDHAMGTTEIPETPEKVVILTNEGTEALLSMGVTPVGAVQSWLGDPWYDHIKEDMKDVKVVGTETDINLEAIAALKPDLIIGNKLRQEKFYDQLNEIAPTVFSETLKGDWKENFKLYAKALNKEEEGNKVMADFDQRVEDIKGELGDKVNQEVSVVRFLPGKVRMYMKDSFSGVILEQIGFKRPESQDQAKFADEVTKERIPDMNGDILFYFTFETGEGDATQTEKEWTNDSLWKNLEVVKEGNAHRVSDAIWNTAGGVRAANLTLDDIEKYFGIK from the coding sequence ATGCACAAATGGAAAGGCTTCCGTTTCGCTGCACTGATGCTTGCACTTGTCATTGCACTTGCAGCTTGTGGTGGATCCACGGATGAAGGATCCGATAAAGAGAAAGAAAAGGATAATGGGGAATCAACTGCTTATACGGTTGACCATGCAATGGGTACGACTGAGATTCCTGAAACACCTGAGAAAGTCGTCATCCTGACGAATGAAGGGACTGAAGCGCTCCTTTCAATGGGCGTAACACCAGTCGGCGCTGTCCAATCCTGGTTAGGTGATCCTTGGTACGATCACATTAAAGAGGATATGAAAGATGTGAAGGTTGTCGGAACGGAAACCGACATCAATCTTGAAGCGATTGCAGCATTAAAACCAGACCTTATCATCGGGAACAAGCTCCGCCAGGAGAAGTTCTATGATCAGTTAAACGAAATTGCACCAACTGTATTTTCTGAAACGTTGAAGGGCGATTGGAAAGAAAACTTCAAGCTTTACGCAAAAGCGTTGAATAAAGAAGAAGAAGGAAACAAGGTCATGGCAGACTTCGACCAGCGTGTTGAAGACATCAAAGGTGAGCTTGGCGACAAAGTGAACCAGGAAGTATCTGTTGTCCGCTTCCTCCCTGGAAAAGTCCGTATGTACATGAAGGATTCGTTCTCGGGTGTCATCCTTGAGCAAATCGGCTTCAAACGACCTGAATCTCAGGACCAAGCTAAATTCGCTGATGAAGTGACGAAGGAACGTATTCCGGATATGAATGGCGATATCCTCTTCTACTTCACATTTGAAACAGGCGAAGGTGACGCGACGCAAACTGAAAAAGAATGGACGAACGATTCACTATGGAAGAACCTTGAGGTTGTGAAAGAAGGAAATGCACACCGCGTAAGTGACGCAATCTGGAATACAGCAGGCGGCGTACGTGCAGCAAACCTTACACTAGACGACATTGAAAAGTATTTCGGAATCAAATAA
- a CDS encoding iron ABC transporter permease — translation MRHYHPLRTKWFSYLVDQKAVLSILGLLVAAFALLVISVGIGEMKIHPVDVVKTFVGMGTEMNELVIMSFRLPRIILALLAGIALAVSGAILQGIIRNPLASPDIIGITGGASLAVVTFLTVFSARGTALTVSIKWLPVAAFLGALLLGVLVYLLSWRNGVTPVRLVLIGIGLAAAMQALTNMMILFGPLYLASQAHIWITGSVNGANWSQISTLAPWVLLLLFLVWIYARRLNIQELGEEVAKGFGSIVQRDRMILLLFSTALAGGAVAFVGGIGFVGLIAPHISRKLVGSSFGALIPASALVGGILVMGADLIARTAFSPLEIPAGVFTSAIGAPYFIYLLYRSRNQ, via the coding sequence GTGAGACATTATCACCCCTTACGTACAAAATGGTTTTCGTATCTCGTCGATCAAAAAGCAGTACTCAGCATACTCGGTCTTCTTGTCGCAGCATTTGCGCTGCTCGTGATCAGTGTGGGTATCGGTGAGATGAAAATCCATCCTGTTGACGTTGTAAAAACATTTGTCGGTATGGGGACTGAAATGAATGAGCTCGTCATCATGTCTTTCCGTTTGCCGAGAATCATATTAGCCCTGTTGGCGGGGATTGCACTGGCCGTATCAGGAGCGATCCTTCAAGGAATCATACGGAATCCGCTTGCTTCACCTGATATCATCGGTATTACAGGAGGAGCGTCATTAGCAGTCGTAACCTTCCTGACTGTGTTCAGTGCACGAGGAACTGCACTGACTGTCAGTATCAAGTGGCTCCCGGTTGCTGCATTTCTCGGAGCATTATTACTTGGTGTACTCGTCTATCTATTATCTTGGCGAAATGGCGTCACACCTGTACGACTCGTTTTAATCGGGATCGGTCTTGCAGCGGCTATGCAGGCCCTTACGAACATGATGATCCTGTTCGGTCCGTTGTATCTTGCATCACAAGCTCATATTTGGATTACAGGCAGTGTGAACGGGGCCAATTGGAGCCAGATCTCGACGCTTGCTCCTTGGGTGTTGCTGCTGTTGTTCCTCGTATGGATATATGCCCGCCGGTTGAACATACAGGAATTAGGAGAAGAAGTCGCGAAAGGCTTCGGCAGTATCGTCCAGCGAGATCGTATGATCCTTCTCCTGTTTAGTACCGCACTTGCTGGTGGCGCAGTCGCCTTCGTTGGTGGAATCGGATTTGTCGGTCTGATTGCGCCTCATATATCCCGTAAACTTGTCGGCTCGTCGTTTGGGGCATTGATCCCTGCCTCGGCTTTGGTTGGCGGTATCCTCGTAATGGGAGCGGATCTCATCGCAAGGACGGCCTTTTCACCTTTAGAGATCCCAGCCGGTGTGTTCACTTCGGCAATTGGTGCACCATACTTCATTTATCTCCTGTACCGGTCAAGGAATCAATAA